A window of Streptomyces armeniacus contains these coding sequences:
- a CDS encoding SIS domain-containing protein — protein sequence MSAPTPSQQPHVPGRIMSGEMAEQPAVLRRILEEGAPVIRETAEQIAGRNPRFVLLTARGTSDNAALYAKYLLEVLLGKPCGLTSMSTTTAYEAKADLTDCLVITVSQSGGSPDLVASTKAAREAGAITLAVTNNADSPLAEVSEFHIDVLAGPEKALPATKTYTAELLALYLFVEGMRGGNGPETAKALPELAESVLARGDEVKALAGRYRFAERMVITSRGYGYPTAKEAALKLMETSYIPALSYSGADLLHGPLAMVDNISPVIAVVTDGKGGEALQPVLDRLKDRGADLVVIGPAAQVDTASSGFVLPTEGVAEELQPILEIMPLQMLAYEVTIARGQDPDAPRALAKVTETR from the coding sequence GAGGGCGCCCCCGTCATCCGGGAGACGGCCGAACAGATCGCCGGACGGAACCCCCGCTTCGTCCTTCTCACCGCGCGCGGCACCTCCGACAACGCGGCGCTGTACGCGAAGTACCTCCTCGAGGTGCTGCTCGGCAAGCCCTGCGGACTCACCTCCATGTCCACGACCACGGCGTATGAGGCCAAGGCCGATCTGACCGACTGCCTCGTGATCACCGTGAGCCAGTCCGGCGGCTCCCCGGACCTGGTCGCCTCCACCAAGGCCGCCCGCGAGGCCGGTGCGATCACCCTCGCGGTGACGAACAACGCCGATTCCCCGCTCGCCGAGGTCAGCGAGTTCCACATCGACGTCCTCGCCGGACCGGAGAAGGCGCTCCCGGCGACCAAGACCTACACCGCCGAACTGCTCGCCCTCTACCTCTTCGTGGAGGGCATGCGCGGCGGCAACGGCCCGGAGACCGCCAAGGCGCTGCCCGAACTGGCCGAGTCGGTGCTGGCCCGTGGCGACGAGGTGAAGGCCCTCGCCGGCCGCTACCGCTTCGCGGAACGCATGGTGATCACCTCTCGTGGCTACGGCTATCCAACGGCCAAGGAAGCCGCGCTGAAGCTCATGGAGACCAGCTACATCCCCGCCCTCTCCTACTCGGGTGCGGACCTGCTGCACGGCCCGCTCGCCATGGTGGACAACATCTCCCCGGTGATCGCCGTCGTGACCGACGGCAAGGGCGGCGAGGCGCTGCAGCCGGTGCTGGACAGGCTCAAGGACCGGGGCGCGGACCTGGTCGTGATCGGCCCGGCAGCGCAGGTGGACACGGCGTCCTCGGGCTTCGTCCTGCCGACCGAGGGTGTGGCCGAGGAGCTTCAGCCCATCCTGGAGATCATGCCGCTCCAGATGCTGGCCTACGAGGTCACCATCGCCCGCGGCCAGGATCCCGACGCCCCGCGCGCCCTCGCGAAGGTCACCGAGACGCGCTGA